CAATTTGCGTGATATCGGAGAGAATTCTTGAATTCAACCGTAATTCACCTCCCATTTCAcataaatatttcacgtattgagCTTTAGATTGAGGGAGAATTTGAGCTCACACATGAGGAGAGGATTAGAATGTTAATATAATGATTATATTCACAATTAGTTTAcgtttttggaaaaaaagggTGATTTAATAGATAATGAATCCATGTGTTTATTTTCTCATTTGTGTGTGACATTATTCATCAGtatctgtattttttttgttacttcaTTTGAGGGTTGAATCTAGCAAATCGGAATGTAATTTAAGGACTTTTCAGTTTGAATAATAGTGCGAATGGCAACAAGATTTATGTAAGACTGTAGAATAAGACATATTGCGTTTGACGAATGCCAGAATATATTTACGAGATGAGGATTTTCCTTAGCCTTGTGAATTATGATATCTTGTCGATAACAAAAGGAGGTTTGTCGTTACAAGAACTTGTATTTGTTTTGCTTTTAGCAAAGAAAAACTTGTATCAGTGTCTTACCATTGATTTGCTATCAAGTGTCAAGTTTTGTGTTTACTTTAATGTTCAATTTTGTCTCCTGTTTTTAGAATAGAGATTCTGTTTGTGCCGCCTACCTACTCGAATCTCAGGACAGAGCCAAGATTAAGGGGTTTTATTCTCTCGGATAACCCTTCCAGTCCCTTCAAATTTTGATTCCCCTCTGCAGTCTGATGGCCCTTCACCTTCAAACTTGTGTAACTTAAGTTCCATCAAATAATTTTGAATGATGATGTATGCATGCATAATAACTACTTATTAAGCACACGAGCATAACATCATTGGTGAGAGGGAGGAGAATACACCAAATTGTAGTCTGTTTTTCATCTCCCAGGTCTATGTATGTTTATATAAATGTTGGAGCAGTTGATGGTCAGAACTTtgcttgtgtgtgtgtatatgtgCTTCTCTGCGTGTGCATGTGTAtacttttttttgtaaaatgatttGTTGGAATCAAtcaattaattatctattaaacGGAAGATGGAGTGACAACTTCTTGTTCTACTTTGAGTGTAATTGTTCATTCCCTGTTAATATAGGGTTTTTGCAAAATCTAGAAATTGACTTCCATTGAACAATTTGATAGATCTAAATTGTAGACTTGGAAGACTTGGTGTGACCTGTTTTGTTGGATGGTGAAATAGTTAGATTTGTGCTTGATAAGAATGCACATGATTAAATATGATGCATATATTTTCCAAtctgattttttaatattaaactCACCTCACTATTTGTTGCTCTTCTTTGTTTCAGTCTTTCCACTGCGTCTACCTTTTCTCTTAATTTTGGGAACATTAGTTTGATGTAATATTTGCAAACGAACTTATCTTCAAATTTAAACAGGGCTTGGCTGACCACAAAGATTCGTTGGGTGCACCACTTTGCCCTTGTCGGTAaatatttactctttttgatTCTTGTTCTTTACCagatctttttctctttgtcGCGTGCGTCCATTGGAACTCCTAACTGTTTCATAAGTTCAATATTAGTTTTTATTCTTTCATGTCATAATCCAAGTATGCGCTTATTATGTTTCAGGCATTATGATGACAAACCTGCTGAGGCTGGGCAGGGTTTCTGGAATTGTCCATGCGTTCCTATGAGAGAAAGGTagattattgttattattttaaaataatatgcaACAAATTGAGACACGCACAATTATTTTGTACGTTGtagatttgttttttaacatAGTTGTAATCCTTATGAGCATAAGATTGTTGGTACTTAGTTGATGAAAGCAAAGGTAAACTTCCTGTGTTTTTCAAGGATGATTGCTTGCTGTTGCTAAACTTCCAATGGGGAGTTTTGACTGTGCTTGTTATGCAATAAAAGAGCTTGATGGGCTGGCATAGAATTTATGGCgataattttgaatattttcgccattggaattttgaaattgaattagTAGTTGCAGTTCACTTGTGAGGTGTACTTTTAAACCTTAGGTCAGTGAGGacatgaaaattaaataatgttggTAAATGATGATATGTTTCCAAGGAGAAGTAGATTTTTTTTCCCCGTGTTCTTTTTTGTCTAAAAGAAAGCATATCTTGGGATTTTTGGgttaagaaaagaaattggtaCTGTTTATATCTAATATCTATTGACATGCGCACATTCACGCACGCGCAAACTAACTTTATCTAGGATATGTAAAGCGTGAGAACCGTTAGAGAAGATATAATTGTATTTACCAGTACCGAAGGTTCACCTTAGGTTGGGTCAAAGTCTCTGGCCCGACGGCATGGAGTTTGGGTTAGTCTATCTACAAGGATGAGTAAGACAAGACATGATTAGATCTATAGAAATGCAACTGCATGGAGTTAGGTAGCTTGGTGGTTTCCTTTTGTGCCACAAAACACATTAATTCACTAGTACTCTGGATGTCAGTTGAGCTAGCAAAGGAAGATAATTTTGTCCAATTAGCTTACAGAAGATGTACACTTAGATTTAATAGTGAGACAGCATATATGTAATAAGAagagtttggagaaaaaaaatgttgattttaGTTGAATTCTTTGCAGAACCATAGCAGTTTAAGTTCTTTTGGAATTAGTAGCAGTCATAGCCAGTGGAGGGTTTTAGTCATTAGTATTATTGGGCTCAGTAAATTGTTAGCTGGAAGGCTTACCTTAGAGGAAGCGAAAAAATTTCAAGTCAAACAAATCTTCCTGTTGAATTACTACTTACAGCCACTCATTAGCTGTCCCGGTTTGGGATGTGGGTGGCTGTGGGTGGCAGCATGTATCAGACTTTCTTGAATCTTATTGGAATGCAGATTTGCTCCAAGTAAATTTAAATGCcaataatttttaatgtcaGCTGAATATTGTGTATGTGGGTGAGATATTTGTATGGCGTCATAGAATTCATACAATAATTTGTATCTTCTGTTTTTGTCAGAAAGACAAAGTCAGCTTATACTATATGAATTTTGACAGAATCAAGATTTATATTCTTCtgtcattgataaacaatttGTTGGACAATACTTAACGGAGTTAGCACAAAATATACAGATTCCGAAATCAATACTGTAATTAAGCAACCGTTTGCCTCTATGGGAGGCTTGCTCTGGGCAGGTTTTGGATCACTTACAATACACGGCTCTACGAAGGAAGGGGCCGGTGGGTTAGGAATGTTttcaatatgattttttttctgtatttgtTTGATGAATATGCTAATATATCTCATGTCTAAGCCATGGGTGCTCCGTAGAGAGTTCATAAACATTTCGAACCCGATATTGGTCTGCCATAATGTCTTTTCCAGGAATTAGATGACTGCTTGAAAACTTGCTTTCTGCTGAAATCTCAAGAATGGATTTAACTAAATGGTAAGATATAATGCTGTTAAAAGATAGAAGTTGCTTTTTCTTGAACATGGCTTGAGAATCGCAAGTGTATCAACTCATCTAAATCTCTAACATGTGAACTTGCTAGCTATTACAGATCATCATTTGCTTCAActcattatatatgtatataaatctGGTTTTTGGAACTAAAAAATGATTGCCTTGTCAGGAAGGAGTGCCACTGCATGCTCTTTCTCACTCCCGACAATGATTTTGCTGGCAAGGAGCAGGTAATTATTTACACCATTTTTGATTCACCAGATTTACTTTGATTTGGTACTCATTATATCAATGGGAGCAAAATATTAAGTGGCTTTTCTTAAGTTGGACTTCGCATGTTGGAGTTTGTTTATGGTACTGAATTGGCATGAAAATTTTCAGAATGTTAGAAGACTGAAAGATTAGACAGATGCATGCATACGTATAGAGTCTATAGACATTTATGCACACTTACCTGTATGCATTTACACGCACAAACACAAACgcattttatgttgttttgctGCCGCAGCTGCATCATTATCATTCTGCAACAACAACTACTACTATAAAGTTCCTCCATTCAGtgtatttataattatacatgCTGTAATTAgaattttgtttcttctctAATACAAACCAAACATTATCTTGCCACTGCAGACTATCTCCTTGGATGAGATCAGAGAATCAACAGCAAATATGTAACAGGATGTAGTGTATcataatttcttgtttagacAGCCTTCACTTGTATTTggcagaaaatgaaaaaaataatcatcattGTATGTATATTTATACGCCAATCAGGGGCCATATCTGCCTTTCCCTTTTTGATTCGAATGCTTCTCCGTAGTTTTCAATGCCACACGTTTCACTGCATCCATACCCTTTTCCTACCATGCCGATTCTTGCACTAAAAAATAAGGgtgaagaaaaggagaagaaaggaGG
This window of the Corylus avellana chromosome ca5, CavTom2PMs-1.0 genome carries:
- the LOC132180282 gene encoding ferredoxin-thioredoxin reductase catalytic chain, chloroplastic-like; the protein is MMTLQAQASSSFTIGISSFTSPLGRSRHRFVVRAQVEPSEKSVEIMRKFSEQYARKSGTYFCVDKGVTSVVIKGLADHKDSLGAPLCPCRHYDDKPAEAGQGFWNCPCVPMRERKECHCMLFLTPDNDFAGKEQTISLDEIRESTANM